Part of the Vigna angularis cultivar LongXiaoDou No.4 chromosome 1, ASM1680809v1, whole genome shotgun sequence genome, ttaattttaaaatttgaagtgaatAGTGAAGTAATGGTATGACTTTTAACAAGTATTGAGTTGATGTTGTTTATGACttgatattattaaaagttaGGATACTCTTTATTGTGTATATATGTGCATACTTCGTAAAGACTCACTGGGTAAGCCCTTTCTTTATTAAGTTAAAGTCAAACTCGAGTTTAGCATAGAATCGGGGAATAGGAGAATGGTTGTCAGATGAATCTACTTTTGCTAGACAAATAAATTTGCATTTTTTCTCTGGTACTCGATTCATTGGGTGAACCATTAGTCGTTCGGAGAGTGCCCTTTTAGAGGCAATTCGCTAAGAGAGTAACTGAGCTAGTGAGAGACTAACTGAATTTGCTAAGAGTAACGGGGCTCGTTGAGAAAGTAATTGAACTTTGCAAAACAAGTAACTAGGCTTTGTGAAGTCATCATAAACTCTACTAGACTCACAAACTCATATAAAGGATGAAGTAAAGGTAGAAATAGTTGAAGAAAGTTTCTATGGCAAGATGTAAGGTAGAAAACCTCTTTTCTAACTAAGTCATAAAAGAATTAACTTTGTCATCTCATATTAGTTACATGACTTATAATATCCAATGTATAAATCTAAATATGAATTTAGAATAGTTATATGTATGAATCTTATTGTATGTTGTTTGTAGAAATAAGTATCTACTTTTGTTTAATGTTAGTAGAGaatatattatacaaatttatgaattaagtatgtttaaaattttcattagcTTTTTTTTATGTGTTGGTTTGTTATGTTCTATTTTACCATGATGTTTTTACTATGACAGCGGTGAGAGGGAAACTATACCTTATAAATAATGGTTTGATATATACGGGgctttttgaattttgtttaatgtatacaaacataatatataatatattgtgttgtatcatttttttttattttggtactaagttatataaaaaattaacttgtttttgaaaaaccttTAACATTACGGattataactaatatatattacCAGTgatagaattattttatttttaagattgttACATTTaccttaaaaaatttaacagagaaagatatttcttcttatttatctattcaagaatTTAACACGATTGTATTTACTTataatgagaaaaaataatcctaaaatcacatttaaaaagttaatgttgtacataaacaaaatcattataagcattttacttttacttatttattttatccatATGGATATTGGTTTATTATTCTTTAgggttaataaaaaaaaagttcattatgtttatataatattgaaataatttattaaatgtttttcttttataagaaaattacaaaCTATATAGATTAGAAACGTAAGGAGCCATTTGATGTGTTTAAGTAGAAGTGATTTAATTaggtataatattttattaattaatttaaaagtttataaataaaaaattaattattcaaattttatttaagaaaacaatatttctaaaatgttttttttatcttctctatatttataaaaatgttgtttattGTTTCGTAGATCAGATTTCATATTATAGATccttaagaataaaatattttatccgattaaaagttgtttttgaataaatttctttttattttttttattctttttggaGTTGATTTTCGGAAAGAATTGTATGTTTAAGAATTAGGTTTGTTGCATTGTTACGGTACAAAGATAAATCTCAAATATTCTATAAGCACTGaaagtatatttaaattgttatcagagtctttattatatatgataacTTTTCTCCTTTTATCTAAGagaacaaaagaaattaaaagtttaaatttaaatttgaatagaTGAATTTTAACAAGAGAAATCAGTTATGTTTTTATAGTTCCTTAACAAGTCAAGTAAATTGAATATcaggttattttaatattttcgagAAATTTTAAACAAAGTCACTTtgctcaatatttttttattaaaaaataatccaacGATTCagtattattgttataattaagtaaaaatagggttagagatttttttatatatatatttttcataggAAAAATATGTGTTTCTAAGGTGAAAGTTACTTCTcaacaaataattaaagtttaatataCCCACTGTTgagtatttttcttaaatatgtcACAAAACTTGTGTAtaccaaattttaaataaattagacAGTATTATACCAGTCAAAGTATacttatattttagaaaatcatattatatgttaatatgaatttatttaaagaagTGTCACATAGcttttagattttataaaatttcttaataGGATATTCTAATATAATACAgatacttaaaattatataaattcacTTTGGAATATAATAGTtatttcttcctacaccttcATAATTTCCACGTGCAAACTaccatatatttttatattctaaatatataatttggaatataattttttacaatcTAAATTATAGAAATCTATAATGCAAAATTatgaaagtggaagaagaaataTATGGAGATACAGAAAGAAGATGCCAAGTGAGAATAAAATCAGACCCAAAGAAGTTGTCACGTCATGGGCCTAATACCATCAAAGTTAAACTTCTCGGAATTGAAAGTTCAAAatactaatattaaaataaatagtctGATTCTAGTTAATATATCACCAGCTTTAATTAGTCTTTACTTGATGTAAATGTTtatctaaatataatattaattagattAAGGTTTCATCACCTCTGAGAAAAGATTGGGTTAACCTGTTGAGATACAAATTTAATTGTTATGATTAACTAAATCATAACATAAATGAAATCTGAAACAAAAATGCAAGTACCAGTAGCATCTTGACCATTATTTCGCCTTACTATATTACATTTATAAAGGTGAAATTAAGTGATCATGAACCATTATCTAATCTATATAGTTAATGCAAACACGATTAAATAtcattaactattttattttaaattcaaaaattaaatacagAGCATGTGGTGGTCTAAGGCAAACTAATAatgttttacataaataaattcatGGGGTTTGGAAGCTGATTTCTATATTGACCTTTTTGCAGCAATATGATCTAGCGGATCAGGGGTCCAACAAAACTAATGGTATGGTAAATCCAtgaaaggaaaataatttttaaaaataacgtAAAGAAACAGAGGGAAAGGGGAAAAGTGTCTCTGGACATAGCTTAGTTTCAATTTGAgtatatgaaaaaaatcatCAAGTTAAAAAGGTAGTGAATCTGTAAAACCTTACATATTTTCTTGATTATATTCAAATTAGTGTAAGTGAAAACTGAGTGATGGAGTATGATGTACATCTATTGCTTCATGAGATATATACTGTGTAACAAGCTTCTAAACCAATGCATTAGAAAGCACAATACCATATCTCAAAATGCATCAAACTAATGAATTGGTCACTCTGCCATTGTTCTATGCATGGATTTAATTTGAcactctttgaaatcctttttatAGCGCTAGTAGTCATCATCCTCTTCATTTCTTGACCCAAAGAATCTTCTCACAACTGCAGCAGCAGCACCAAGAAACATAAACAGAAGAAGAGTGTCAAATCCACCTCCAATGCCTACAGCTACACTGGGACCTGGTGCAAAGAATGAAAATGGAGACCATCCCCAGCCGCCATATGGCACACCATAACCATACCCATAACCACCAACAAGTGGAGGTGCCACTCCAGGATTGATATAGATATTGGTCCTGTCAATTGGCATAAATTTCAGAAACAACATTGCCAACTTAAATCAGGTTATATCTTACATGTTTATGTAGTTACACAATATGAGATTACCTAACAAGGTCCATCCAATAATAAAAgacatttcttttctttcaatttcatcaactttaaCAAAATGGATTCTATCTACTTCCACCACAGCACTGAACTCTTTTGTATTTTTCGGTGGAAGCCTTCAAATAAATTTCTGCTAGAGTTTCCGGGGTAAAACACGTTATAtgcaaagagagaaagaaaagattacTACAGAGACACAGGCATTACCAAATCAAATTAAGTCTTGTTCACATGAATTTCCGTAAACACttgtaaagaaaagaaaaacagaagaCAAAATGTATATAAGTATTGGGATTCTcccaaaaattaaaatcaactaAGAACTTGAATAGAAGAAGTTCTGTAAAAGTATAGAGCAGAAGTTTATTCTAACTTATAAGAAAAGCGTAATTCATTTTacccttttattttcttataaatactCCCTAAAATTTTATCCAAGCATGATCTTAATTTGCTACCTCTACTATTTGTGCGTAtacaaaagtgaaaaaatggAGCAGAATCAAATAAAGTGGATTTATATGACAGCAATGAAAAGAAGCAGTGATGATTGTAGTCGAAACCTGGAATTGTTGATTCTCGGCGAGGAGCGTGGAGCTGATGATTTGAAGGCC contains:
- the LOC108322135 gene encoding uncharacterized protein LOC108322135 — translated: MLTTIPSSHHTFLTNNPKFRARARTVSTPSLKTTVRCSSSEHHQSPRNKNENELAKLALVALAAGVLTLGSVQDASAAKTGGRIGGQAFKSSAPRSSPRINNSRTNIYINPGVAPPLVGGYGYGYGVPYGGWGWSPFSFFAPGPSVAVGIGGGFDTLLLFMFLGAAAAVVRRFFGSRNEEDDDY